In one window of Microbacterium sp. PM5 DNA:
- a CDS encoding serine hydrolase domain-containing protein has translation MSPVNAIHLQGAADARLAAVVDRLDGFLREDDDLSFQVAAFHRGVPVLDAWGGPHLTGTSVLIPFSVTKNTIGLSVGLLLERGLIDLDERVAHYWPEFAAKGKDAVTVRQLLSHQAGLPQATTALTWDELWDHHAAAARLADTRPYWYPGSAFGYHAITIGSLGDELVYRVTGRTLHEFYEDEIRAPHDVDFYLGLPEDQEHRFAPLRPMIRPVSATGTPQFSALGPVVFGALSRDIDHTNSPRNYRYGHAATAGTGTARGLARLFAAAVTGVDGRAPFLSADTVEQIGQQQIRGYDEVLHQHDRAHAIVFQKPSQQLSFGGPRAFGHDGAAGALACADPDTGITFAWTIVRGPWPGGADPRAVALARELGVLLEATA, from the coding sequence ATGTCGCCGGTGAACGCGATCCACCTGCAGGGCGCGGCCGACGCGCGCCTGGCCGCGGTGGTCGACCGTCTCGACGGATTCCTGCGCGAAGACGACGACCTCTCCTTCCAGGTCGCGGCCTTCCACCGCGGCGTGCCGGTGCTCGACGCGTGGGGCGGCCCGCACCTGACGGGCACGTCCGTGCTGATCCCGTTCTCGGTCACCAAGAACACGATCGGACTGTCGGTGGGCCTGCTCCTGGAACGCGGTCTCATCGATCTCGATGAGCGCGTCGCGCACTACTGGCCCGAATTCGCCGCGAAGGGGAAGGATGCCGTCACGGTGCGCCAGCTGCTCTCGCACCAGGCGGGGCTTCCGCAGGCGACCACAGCGCTGACGTGGGACGAGCTCTGGGACCACCACGCGGCGGCCGCGCGCCTCGCCGACACCCGGCCGTACTGGTACCCGGGCAGCGCGTTCGGCTACCACGCGATCACGATCGGCAGCCTGGGCGACGAGCTGGTGTACCGCGTGACGGGGCGAACCCTGCACGAGTTCTACGAGGATGAGATCCGCGCCCCGCACGACGTCGACTTCTACCTCGGTCTGCCGGAGGACCAGGAGCACCGGTTCGCGCCGCTGCGCCCGATGATCCGTCCCGTATCGGCGACGGGCACTCCGCAGTTCTCGGCGCTGGGCCCGGTGGTCTTCGGCGCCCTCAGCCGCGACATCGACCACACCAACTCGCCCCGCAACTACCGGTACGGCCATGCCGCCACCGCGGGCACGGGCACCGCGCGGGGGCTCGCACGCCTCTTCGCCGCCGCGGTCACGGGCGTCGACGGTCGCGCCCCGTTCCTGTCGGCCGACACCGTCGAGCAGATCGGCCAGCAGCAGATCCGTGGCTACGACGAGGTGCTCCACCAGCACGACCGGGCCCACGCGATCGTCTTCCAGAAGCCGTCGCAGCAACTCTCCTTCGGCGGTCCCCGCGCGTTCGGTCACGACGGCGCGGCCGGTGCGCTCGCCTGCGCCGACCCCGACACCGGGATCACTTTCGCCTGGACGATCGTCCGCGGACCGTGGCCCGGCGGGGCCGACCCGCGCGCCGTCGCCCTGGCGCGCGAGCTCGGCGTGCTTCTGGAAGCGACAGCATGA
- a CDS encoding family 78 glycoside hydrolase catalytic domain: MTAVITSLRAELRHDSAVVATATPRLSWVVGGDITGWHQASAELSDGEITLTLDDGESALAPWPFRPLAPGESRSVRVRAHSTDGRSTRWSDALVVEAGFLADDEWVALPVGLADPSRAAQPAAVRTRFMIEREVTRAVLFWTALGVAEPTVNGAPVSDDVLSPGWTAYRDRLVHESVDVTALLRDGENELAATIAGAWYTEKYGFFTFTDRVYGDQPSWLAQLRVTYADGTSATLAATGPGWEATGDGPVVDSGIYAGEHQDLRRSLDDAVWTSARVGAAARPGYENVPVPEARIAPPVRRIETLPVAEVLASPSGATILDFGQNLVGRLRIRARGAAGTRIVIRHAEVLDAGELALRPLRNAAATATFDLSGGDDVLESRFSFYGFRYAQITGLDVDPADIEAVVLHSDLARTGWFSASDPLVEKLHENVRWGMRGNFLSIPTDCPQRDERLGWTGDIQVFAPTATFLYDCDGFLTSWLRDLAHEQNRDGGIVPVVVPAALPSFAGGGPVAAWGDAATVVPSVLWERFGDRDVLAAQYPSMRAWVEAVRRDAGDSGLWAGRMQLGDWLDPAAPPDKPGKAKVDADIVASAYFARSLRQVADAAALLGHDEDAETYGTLAEAARRAFTAEYVTPAGRMMSDAPTAYALALQFDLVVDADTRAALGRRLAALVREGGYRIGTGFVGTPLVADALTATGHVDAAERLLLQTQCPSWLYPITQGATTVWERWDSLLPDGSVNPGEMTSFNHYALGAVADWLHRSVAGLAPAAPGYRRLRIAPRPLSALTRASARHLTPYGEAAVSWRRDGDSIVVTATVPANTTADVDLPGIAATVGPGSHEWRVAAAAGAQRPELPGLDADLAAVIDDPRAYRALLDTLADVAPERVDAVREETTWAAGRPLVSALMFTPPPVLAAVDHAIRAATTA; the protein is encoded by the coding sequence ATGACCGCGGTCATCACGAGCCTGCGCGCGGAGCTGCGCCACGACAGCGCCGTGGTCGCCACGGCGACCCCTCGCCTGAGCTGGGTGGTCGGCGGCGACATCACCGGCTGGCACCAGGCGAGCGCGGAGCTCAGCGACGGGGAGATCACGCTCACCCTGGACGACGGCGAGAGTGCCCTCGCTCCCTGGCCGTTTCGCCCTCTGGCACCCGGTGAGAGCCGATCGGTGCGGGTGCGAGCGCACAGCACCGATGGACGATCGACGAGGTGGAGCGATGCGCTCGTCGTCGAGGCGGGCTTCCTCGCCGACGACGAGTGGGTCGCCCTCCCGGTCGGCCTGGCCGACCCGTCGCGCGCAGCGCAGCCCGCCGCGGTGCGCACCCGTTTCATGATCGAGCGCGAAGTCACGCGCGCCGTCCTCTTCTGGACCGCGCTGGGCGTGGCCGAACCGACCGTCAACGGCGCCCCGGTGAGCGACGATGTGCTCTCGCCCGGATGGACCGCCTACCGCGACCGGCTCGTGCACGAGAGCGTCGACGTCACCGCCCTCCTGCGTGACGGCGAGAACGAGCTCGCGGCGACGATCGCGGGCGCCTGGTACACGGAGAAGTACGGCTTCTTCACCTTCACCGACCGCGTCTACGGTGATCAGCCCTCGTGGCTGGCCCAGCTGCGCGTGACGTACGCAGACGGCACGAGCGCGACCCTCGCGGCCACCGGCCCCGGCTGGGAGGCGACGGGCGACGGGCCCGTCGTCGACAGCGGCATCTACGCGGGCGAACACCAAGACCTGCGCCGGAGCCTCGACGACGCGGTGTGGACGTCGGCGCGCGTCGGCGCGGCGGCGCGGCCCGGCTACGAGAACGTCCCCGTCCCCGAGGCGCGGATCGCTCCGCCCGTACGCCGCATCGAGACGCTGCCGGTCGCGGAGGTTCTCGCCTCGCCCTCCGGCGCCACGATCCTCGACTTCGGCCAGAATCTGGTCGGGCGCCTGCGCATCCGCGCGCGAGGAGCGGCCGGCACCCGCATCGTCATCCGTCATGCCGAAGTGCTCGATGCGGGTGAGCTGGCTCTTCGCCCCCTGCGCAACGCCGCGGCGACGGCGACGTTCGATCTCTCGGGCGGCGACGACGTGCTGGAGTCGCGTTTCAGCTTCTACGGCTTCCGCTACGCGCAGATCACCGGACTCGACGTCGACCCCGCGGACATCGAGGCCGTGGTGCTGCACTCCGACCTCGCCCGGACCGGATGGTTCTCGGCATCCGACCCGCTCGTGGAGAAGCTGCACGAGAACGTGCGCTGGGGCATGCGCGGCAACTTCCTGTCGATTCCCACCGACTGTCCGCAGCGCGACGAGCGCCTGGGCTGGACGGGCGACATCCAGGTGTTCGCGCCGACCGCGACGTTCCTCTACGACTGCGACGGTTTCCTGACCTCGTGGCTGCGCGACCTGGCGCACGAGCAGAACCGCGACGGCGGGATCGTTCCGGTCGTCGTCCCCGCAGCGCTGCCGTCGTTCGCGGGCGGCGGACCGGTCGCCGCGTGGGGTGACGCCGCAACGGTCGTGCCGAGCGTGCTGTGGGAGCGCTTCGGCGACCGTGACGTGCTCGCCGCGCAGTATCCGAGCATGCGTGCGTGGGTAGAGGCGGTGCGCCGCGATGCGGGCGACTCAGGCCTGTGGGCCGGCCGTATGCAGCTCGGCGACTGGCTCGACCCCGCCGCCCCGCCGGACAAGCCCGGCAAGGCGAAGGTCGACGCCGACATCGTCGCCAGCGCCTACTTCGCCCGGTCGCTGCGCCAGGTCGCTGATGCCGCAGCGCTGCTCGGACACGACGAGGATGCCGAGACCTACGGAACCCTCGCCGAGGCCGCGCGCCGCGCGTTCACCGCGGAGTACGTCACCCCGGCAGGACGCATGATGAGCGATGCTCCGACCGCCTACGCCCTCGCGCTGCAGTTCGACCTCGTCGTCGACGCCGACACCCGCGCCGCCCTCGGTCGCCGCCTGGCGGCACTGGTCCGCGAGGGCGGATACCGCATCGGCACCGGCTTCGTCGGCACACCGCTGGTCGCCGACGCACTGACCGCCACCGGTCACGTGGATGCCGCCGAGCGCCTGCTGCTGCAGACGCAGTGCCCGTCGTGGCTGTATCCGATCACGCAGGGCGCGACGACGGTGTGGGAGCGGTGGGACTCGCTGCTGCCGGACGGGTCGGTCAATCCCGGCGAGATGACCTCGTTCAACCACTACGCGCTCGGCGCGGTCGCCGACTGGCTGCACCGCTCGGTCGCAGGGCTCGCGCCGGCCGCGCCCGGCTATCGACGCCTGCGCATCGCGCCGCGCCCCCTCTCGGCGCTCACGCGCGCGTCGGCGCGGCACCTGACCCCCTACGGCGAGGCTGCCGTCTCCTGGCGCCGCGACGGCGACAGCATCGTCGTGACCGCGACCGTACCGGCGAACACCACTGCCGACGTGGATCTGCCCGGCATCGCCGCGACCGTCGGGCCCGGTTCGCACGAGTGGCGCGTCGCTGCGGCGGCCGGTGCGCAGCGACCCGAACTGCCCGGACTCGACGCCGATCTCGCCGCCGTCATCGACGATCCGCGCGCCTACCGCGCGCTGCTCGACACGCTGGCCGACGTCGCGCCCGAGCGCGTCGACGCTGTCCGCGAGGAGACGACGTGGGCGGCGGGTCGTCCGCTCGTGTCCGCCCTGATGTTCACGCCGCCGCCGGTGCTCGCCGCCGTCGACCACGCGATCCGTGCGGCGACGACCGCCTGA
- a CDS encoding DUF5605 domain-containing protein, which translates to MFDRASTFGETLDSPAGRAVLEKHLPGIAASPMAQQFRSARLGQLVALVPELEEPAARDALWAALAQVGDGTARAPYPTAIAPDPAYEADEVAPASATFAPAPTARQWDPLEVRLVGPSHGNPFVDVELDALFTRPDGSVVRVGGFYDGDGVYVVRALADAEGTWRFRTRSTARSLDGIAGTVDVAPAPVDAHGPVRVDGFHFRHADGTRHRPLGTTAYAWTHQSEARQQQTLATLAASPFTKLRMCVFPKSYLYNANEPIDFPFVGSLETGFDLTRFDPAHFRRLEQRIRDLAELGIQADLILFHAYDRWGFSDLGPAVDERYLRYVVRRLSGYANVWWSMANEYDLMWSKDLDDWERLAAIVGEEDPFGHLNSIHNCRPFYDYDRPWITHVSIQRVDVYRTAENTDQWRERWGKPVVIDECAYEGDIDQGWGNITGEEMTRRFWEGAVRGGYVGHGETYYPPALDAPGDADDDEVLWWSKGGALHGTSPARIAFLERLLAEAPDGVWDPLPGDWDVPWGGTGDVRVAYFGFNRPRFRNVLLGDGRWRVEVIDTWNMTVEEVSGTHTGQVRVDLPGRQYMAVRLTRVAA; encoded by the coding sequence ATGTTCGACCGCGCCAGTACGTTCGGCGAGACGCTCGACAGCCCCGCCGGCCGGGCGGTGCTCGAGAAGCACTTGCCCGGCATCGCCGCCTCTCCCATGGCGCAGCAATTCCGCAGCGCCCGCCTCGGCCAGCTCGTCGCGCTCGTTCCGGAGTTGGAGGAGCCGGCCGCCCGCGACGCGCTCTGGGCTGCGCTCGCCCAGGTCGGTGACGGCACCGCCCGCGCCCCCTACCCCACGGCGATCGCTCCCGACCCGGCTTACGAGGCCGACGAGGTCGCCCCCGCCTCGGCGACGTTCGCCCCCGCCCCGACGGCGCGGCAGTGGGACCCCCTCGAGGTGCGCCTCGTCGGCCCGTCGCACGGCAACCCCTTCGTCGACGTGGAACTGGACGCCCTGTTCACCCGACCGGACGGCAGCGTCGTGCGCGTCGGCGGGTTCTACGACGGCGACGGTGTGTACGTCGTCCGGGCTCTCGCGGATGCCGAGGGCACCTGGCGCTTCCGCACCCGCTCCACGGCCCGGTCGCTCGACGGCATCGCCGGCACCGTGGACGTCGCTCCCGCTCCCGTCGACGCGCACGGCCCGGTGCGCGTCGACGGGTTCCACTTCCGCCATGCGGACGGCACCCGCCATCGGCCGCTGGGAACGACCGCGTACGCGTGGACGCACCAGAGCGAGGCGCGTCAGCAGCAGACTCTCGCCACCCTCGCCGCGTCGCCGTTCACCAAGCTGCGGATGTGCGTGTTCCCCAAGTCGTACCTCTACAACGCGAACGAACCGATCGACTTCCCCTTCGTCGGCTCGCTGGAGACCGGTTTCGACCTCACCCGGTTCGACCCCGCGCACTTCCGCCGTCTCGAGCAGCGCATCCGCGATCTGGCGGAGCTCGGCATCCAAGCCGATCTCATCCTCTTCCACGCCTACGACCGGTGGGGCTTCTCGGACCTCGGCCCCGCGGTCGACGAACGCTACCTGCGTTACGTCGTGCGCCGCCTGTCCGGCTACGCGAACGTCTGGTGGTCGATGGCGAACGAGTACGACCTCATGTGGTCGAAGGATCTCGACGACTGGGAGCGCCTCGCGGCGATCGTCGGCGAGGAGGATCCGTTCGGACACCTCAACTCCATCCACAACTGTCGTCCGTTCTACGACTACGACCGCCCGTGGATCACGCACGTCTCGATCCAGCGAGTGGACGTCTACCGCACGGCCGAGAACACCGATCAGTGGCGGGAGCGCTGGGGCAAGCCGGTCGTCATCGACGAGTGCGCCTACGAGGGCGACATCGACCAGGGTTGGGGCAACATCACCGGCGAGGAGATGACCCGACGCTTCTGGGAGGGCGCCGTGCGCGGCGGCTACGTCGGACACGGCGAGACCTACTATCCGCCTGCTCTGGACGCCCCCGGGGATGCCGACGACGACGAGGTCCTGTGGTGGTCGAAGGGCGGCGCGCTGCACGGCACCTCGCCCGCCCGGATCGCCTTCCTCGAGCGGCTGCTCGCCGAGGCGCCCGACGGCGTCTGGGACCCGCTGCCCGGCGACTGGGACGTTCCGTGGGGCGGAACCGGCGACGTACGGGTGGCCTACTTCGGCTTCAACCGTCCGCGCTTTCGCAACGTCCTCCTGGGCGACGGCCGCTGGCGCGTCGAGGTGATCGACACGTGGAACATGACCGTCGAAGAGGTGTCCGGAACGCACACGGGGCAGGTGCGCGTCGATCTTCCGGGCCGCCAGTACATGGCCGTGCGTCTGACGAGGGTCGCGGCATGA
- a CDS encoding glycoside hydrolase family 30 protein: MSAPRWIVSTADAVWQTREAAALTGPSAMPDVVVAVDDPQQEIEGFGACFNELGWQALDLLTETERTGILRELFAPGVGASFGICRMPIGANDFSRDWYSYDETPGDLGLAHFDLSHDDDTLVPFIRAARTHRPDLVLWASPWSPPTWMKRNGHYAGALPHPFFGDVDNGLRPDQVGAEGTDMFRVDEEHLAAYAAYFGRFVDGYAERGIRVSMVMPQNEFNSAQVFPSCTWTPSGLSAFLRHLGPEMAARGVEVFLGTLERADDRLIEGVLADPEAAAVVSGVGLQWAGKGAVAAVHRLHPELRIYQSEQECGDGRNDWRHARYAWRLMKHFLGNGTNAYQYWNIALQEGGRSRWGWTQNSLVVVDPDTRTFRYTPDYLVLKHVSAFVAPGARVLPTWCVAGHDNQLVFRNPDGSLVVVLHNELDEVMPISLLLGAEVLSLELPAASFSTVVIAP, encoded by the coding sequence ATGAGCGCACCGCGCTGGATCGTCAGCACCGCGGATGCCGTGTGGCAGACGCGGGAGGCGGCGGCGCTGACGGGCCCGTCGGCCATGCCTGACGTGGTCGTCGCCGTGGACGATCCGCAGCAGGAGATCGAGGGCTTCGGCGCCTGCTTCAACGAGCTGGGCTGGCAGGCTCTCGACCTGCTCACCGAGACCGAACGCACCGGCATCCTCCGCGAGCTGTTCGCCCCCGGCGTGGGCGCCTCGTTCGGCATCTGCCGCATGCCGATCGGCGCGAACGACTTCTCCCGCGACTGGTACTCCTACGACGAGACCCCGGGCGACCTGGGTCTCGCCCACTTCGATCTGTCGCACGACGACGACACCCTCGTGCCGTTCATCCGCGCCGCGCGCACGCATCGCCCCGACCTCGTCCTGTGGGCCTCTCCGTGGAGTCCGCCCACGTGGATGAAGCGCAACGGGCACTACGCCGGGGCCCTTCCGCACCCCTTCTTCGGCGACGTCGACAACGGGCTGCGACCCGACCAGGTCGGCGCCGAGGGCACGGACATGTTCCGCGTCGACGAGGAGCACCTCGCGGCCTACGCGGCATACTTCGGCAGGTTCGTCGACGGCTACGCCGAGCGCGGCATCCGGGTGTCGATGGTCATGCCGCAGAACGAGTTCAACTCGGCACAGGTCTTTCCGAGCTGCACGTGGACGCCGTCAGGGCTGTCGGCGTTCCTGCGTCACCTCGGCCCAGAGATGGCCGCGCGCGGCGTCGAGGTCTTCCTGGGAACGCTCGAGCGCGCGGACGACCGACTCATCGAGGGCGTCCTCGCCGACCCGGAGGCCGCCGCCGTCGTGTCCGGTGTCGGCCTGCAGTGGGCGGGCAAAGGGGCGGTCGCCGCCGTGCACCGCCTGCACCCGGAGCTGCGGATCTATCAGAGCGAGCAGGAGTGCGGCGACGGACGCAACGACTGGCGTCACGCGCGCTACGCGTGGCGGCTCATGAAGCACTTCCTCGGCAACGGCACCAACGCCTACCAGTACTGGAACATCGCCCTGCAGGAGGGCGGCCGCAGTCGCTGGGGCTGGACGCAGAACTCGCTCGTCGTGGTCGATCCCGACACCCGCACCTTCCGCTACACGCCCGACTACCTGGTGCTCAAGCACGTCAGCGCCTTCGTCGCCCCCGGCGCCCGTGTGCTGCCGACCTGGTGCGTCGCCGGTCACGACAATCAGCTGGTGTTCCGAAACCCCGACGGCTCGCTCGTCGTCGTGCTGCACAACGAGCTCGACGAGGTCATGCCGATCAGCCTGCTGCTCGGTGCTGAGGTGCTGTCGCTGGAGCTTCCGGCGGCGTCGTTCAGCACCGTCGTCATCGCGCCCTGA
- a CDS encoding FCD domain-containing protein produces MPAYPDDRSAEIAAALEVLPTGSPVSQVARRLMDLFTGGSLEPGTRLPPERQLATTLNVGRSAVREALAALEILGIVDVRAGSGTYLRGTASDLLPQTLRWGLLIGQKNTDEMLELRSGLEIYVARLAAGRASADQRAALAASVARMRETTAELTAFARADAEFHETLAAAAGNDTLVDLLHVVRSLLQVYADRAVHDAAAAELAIEEHAAVRAAVDAGDADLAASAMAAHMATASRRLSEDSGRLRAR; encoded by the coding sequence GTGCCCGCTTACCCCGACGACCGCTCCGCCGAGATCGCGGCGGCGTTGGAGGTGCTGCCCACCGGCTCGCCGGTGTCGCAGGTCGCCCGTCGTCTGATGGATCTCTTCACCGGCGGCTCGCTCGAGCCCGGCACACGGCTTCCTCCGGAGCGTCAGCTGGCGACGACGCTGAATGTCGGGCGCTCCGCGGTTCGCGAAGCGCTCGCCGCGCTCGAGATCCTCGGCATCGTGGACGTGCGCGCCGGCTCCGGCACGTACCTTCGCGGCACCGCGAGCGACCTGCTGCCGCAGACGCTCCGGTGGGGACTGCTGATCGGGCAGAAGAACACCGATGAGATGCTCGAGCTGCGCTCGGGGCTCGAGATCTATGTCGCGCGCCTGGCCGCCGGTCGCGCGAGTGCCGACCAGCGCGCGGCGCTCGCGGCATCCGTCGCTCGCATGCGCGAGACCACCGCCGAGCTGACGGCCTTCGCCCGGGCTGATGCCGAGTTCCACGAGACGCTCGCCGCGGCCGCCGGCAACGACACGCTCGTCGATCTGCTGCACGTCGTCCGCTCGCTGCTGCAGGTCTACGCGGATCGTGCGGTGCACGATGCCGCCGCGGCGGAACTCGCGATCGAGGAGCATGCGGCGGTGCGTGCCGCCGTCGACGCCGGTGACGCCGACCTCGCCGCCTCGGCGATGGCGGCGCACATGGCCACGGCGTCGCGCCGGCTGTCGGAGGACTCCGGTCGCCTCAGGGCGCGATGA
- a CDS encoding dihydroxyacetone kinase family protein: MTRLWNDPADFAEEMIDGFVAAHAAYVQRVAGGVVRREGARPGQVAVVIGGGSGHYPAFGGLVGRGLAHGAAMGNLFASPSTQQVHAVASAAHRGGGVFFSYGNYAGDVLNFDAAQERLRADGIACATVTVTDDISSAGPDERHRRRGIAGDLTVFRIAGAAAEAGYDLDGVTRIATHANERTRSFGVAFSGCTLPGAPAPLFSVPIGRMAVGLGIHGEPGIGETDVPTADELADLLVDHLLAEVPDGVEVSGCRVVPILNGLGSLAAEELFVLYRRVAARLTEAGAVIVDPHVGDYCTSFDMAGTSLTLFWLDDELATLWDTPVDTPAYRRAPQEVDRARVGGGRPATDEALDASTPPTPAAPVTSGDDQSRRCATTVLHLLDTSATTIDRNADELGRMDAVAGDGDHGIGMQRGARAARAAAAEAVAAGAGAESVLRRAADAWSDRAGGTSGALWGLILTAIAAHLGDAGTPAPAQVAAGVADAARTVQAHGGAAVGDKTLVDALVPFSDALSRAVAAGTPLAEAWTAAASAARTAAASTADLLPRRGRARTHGTASVGTPDPGAHSLALIADATAGALADSERTHA; encoded by the coding sequence ATGACGCGCCTCTGGAACGACCCGGCAGACTTCGCCGAGGAGATGATCGACGGCTTCGTGGCCGCCCATGCCGCCTACGTGCAACGCGTGGCCGGGGGCGTCGTCCGCCGGGAGGGCGCGCGACCGGGTCAGGTCGCCGTCGTCATCGGCGGCGGCTCGGGCCACTACCCCGCCTTCGGCGGCCTCGTCGGTCGGGGGCTCGCCCACGGTGCGGCGATGGGCAACCTCTTCGCCTCGCCGTCGACGCAGCAGGTGCACGCCGTGGCGAGCGCCGCACACCGCGGCGGCGGGGTGTTCTTCTCGTACGGCAACTACGCGGGCGACGTCCTGAACTTCGACGCGGCCCAGGAGCGCCTGCGGGCGGACGGCATCGCCTGCGCGACCGTGACCGTCACCGACGACATCTCGAGCGCCGGGCCCGACGAGCGTCACCGCCGTCGCGGGATCGCGGGCGATCTGACCGTCTTCCGCATCGCCGGGGCCGCCGCCGAGGCCGGCTACGACCTCGACGGCGTGACCCGGATCGCCACGCACGCGAACGAGCGCACCCGCTCCTTCGGCGTCGCGTTCTCGGGCTGCACGCTCCCCGGCGCCCCGGCACCCCTGTTCTCGGTGCCGATCGGTCGCATGGCGGTGGGACTCGGCATCCACGGCGAGCCCGGCATCGGCGAGACCGACGTGCCGACCGCCGACGAGCTGGCCGACCTCCTCGTGGATCACCTGCTGGCCGAGGTGCCCGATGGCGTCGAGGTGAGCGGATGCCGGGTCGTTCCCATCCTCAACGGACTCGGCTCGCTCGCCGCGGAGGAGCTCTTCGTGCTCTACCGCCGCGTCGCCGCGCGGCTCACCGAGGCCGGCGCGGTCATCGTCGATCCGCACGTGGGCGACTACTGCACGAGCTTCGACATGGCGGGAACCTCGCTGACGCTGTTCTGGCTCGATGACGAGCTGGCGACGCTCTGGGACACCCCCGTCGACACGCCCGCCTACCGCCGTGCACCGCAGGAGGTCGACCGGGCCCGCGTCGGCGGAGGCCGCCCCGCCACCGACGAGGCGCTCGACGCATCGACGCCCCCAACGCCCGCCGCGCCCGTGACCTCCGGCGACGACCAGTCGCGCCGCTGCGCGACCACGGTGCTGCATCTTCTCGACACCTCCGCGACCACCATCGACAGGAACGCCGACGAGCTCGGGCGCATGGACGCCGTCGCCGGCGACGGGGACCACGGCATCGGCATGCAGCGCGGGGCACGCGCTGCCCGCGCGGCCGCCGCGGAGGCGGTCGCGGCCGGCGCCGGAGCCGAGAGCGTCCTGCGCCGCGCCGCCGACGCATGGTCGGATCGGGCCGGCGGAACCTCGGGGGCGCTGTGGGGTCTGATCCTCACCGCGATCGCCGCGCACCTGGGCGATGCGGGCACCCCCGCGCCCGCTCAGGTCGCGGCGGGCGTCGCGGACGCGGCCCGCACCGTGCAGGCTCACGGGGGCGCCGCCGTCGGCGACAAGACCCTCGTCGACGCCCTCGTGCCCTTCAGCGACGCGCTCTCCCGAGCGGTCGCGGCGGGCACCCCTCTGGCCGAAGCCTGGACCGCGGCGGCATCCGCCGCGCGAACGGCGGCGGCCTCCACCGCCGACCTGCTCCCCCGGCGCGGGCGCGCCCGCACGCACGGGACCGCCAGCGTCGGCACCCCCGACCCCGGCGCGCACTCGCTCGCTCTCATCGCCGACGCCACCGCCGGCGCACTCGCCGACTCCGAGAGGACTCACGCATGA